A single Macaca mulatta isolate MMU2019108-1 chromosome 11, T2T-MMU8v2.0, whole genome shotgun sequence DNA region contains:
- the FOXM1 gene encoding forkhead box protein M1 isoform X3, which produces MKTSPRRPLILKRRRLPLPVQNAPSETSEEEPKRSPARQEPNQAEASKEVAESNTCKFPAGIKIINHPTMSNTQVVAIPNNADIHSIITALTAKGKESGSSGPNKFILISCGGAPTQPPGLQPQTQTSYDAKRTEVTLETLGPQPAARDGNLPRPPGALCEQKRETCDGEAAGCTINKSLSNIQWLRKTSSDGLGSCSIKQEMEEKENCHLEQRQVKVQGAHVQVEEPSRPSMSWQNSVSERPPYSYMAMIQFAINSTERKRMTLKDIYTWIEDHFPYFKHIAKPGWKNSIRHNLSLHDMFVRETSANGKVSFWTIHPSANRYLTLDQVFKPLDPGSPQLPEHLESQQQKRPNPELRRNMTIKTELPLGARRKMKPLLPRVSSYLVPIQFPVNQSLVLQPSVKVPLPLAASLMSSELARHSKRVRIAPKVLLAEEGTAPLPSAGPGKEEKLLCGEGLCPLLPVQSIKEEQIQPGEEMPHLARPIKVESPPLEEWPSPAPSFKEESSHSWEDSPQSPTPRPKKSYGGLRSPTRCVSEMLVIPHRERRERSRSRRKQHLLPPCVAEPELLFSEGPSTSRWAAELPFPADSSQPAPQLSYPQEEGGPFKTPIKETLPISSTPSKSVLPRTPESWRLTPPAKVGGLDFSPVQTPQGASGPLPDPLELMDLSTTPLKSVPPFESPQRLLSSEPLDLASVPFGNSSPSDIEVPKPGSPEPQVSGLAANRSLTEGLVLDTMNDSLSKILLDISFPGLEEDPLGPDNINWSQFIPELQ; this is translated from the exons ATGAAAACCAGCCCCCGTCGGCCACTGATTCTCAAAAGACGGAGGCTGCCCCTTCCTGTTCAAAATGCCCCAAGTGAAACATCAGAGGAGGAACCCAAGAGATCCCCTGCCCGACAGGAGCCTAACCAAGCAGAGGCCTCCAAGGAAGTGGCAGAGTCCAACACTTGCAAGTTTCCAGCTGGGATCAAGATTATTAACCACCCCACCATGTCCAACACCCAAGTGGTGGCCATCCCCAACAATGCCGACATCCACAGCATCATCACGGCACTGACTGCCAAGGGAAAAGAGAGCGGCAGTAGTGGGCCCAACAAATTCATCCTCATCAGTTGTGGGGGAGCCCCAACTCAGCCTCCAGGACTCCAGCCTCAAACCCAAACCAGCTATGATGCCAAAAGGACAGAAGTGACCCTGGAGACCTTGGGACCACAACCTGCAGCTAGGGATGGGAATCTTCCTAGACCACCTGGAGCCCTTTGCGAGCAGAAACGGGAGACCTGTG ATGGTGAGGCAGCAGGCTGCACTATCAACAAGAGCCTATCCAACATCCAGTGGCTCCGAAAGACGAGTTCTGATGGACTGGGCTCCTGCAGCATCAAGCAAGagatggaggagaaggagaatTGTCACCTGGAGCAGAGACAGGTTAAG gttcagggggcacatgtgcag GTTGAGGAACCTTCGAGACCATCAATGTCCTGGCAGAACTCTGTGTCTGAGCGGCCACCCTACTCTTACATGGCCATGATACAATTCGCCATCAACAGCACTGAGAGGAAGCGCATGACCTTGAAAGACATCTATACTTGGATAGAGGACCACTTTCCCTATTTTAAGCACATTGCCAAGCCAGGCTGGAAG AACTCCATCCGCCACAACCTTTCCCTGCATGACATGTTTGTCCGGGAGACGTCTGCCAATGGCAAGGTCTCCTTCTGGACCATTCACCCCAGTGCCAACCGCTACTTGACATTGGACCAGGTGTTTAAG CCACTGGACCCAGGGTCTCCACAATTGCCCGAGCACTTGGAATCA CAGCAGCAGAAACGACCGAATCCAGAGCTCCGCCGGAACATGACCATCAAAACTGAACTCCCGCTGGGCGCAC GGCGGAAGATGAAGCCACTGTTACCACGGGTCAGCTCATACCTGGTGCCTATCCAATTCCCGGTGAACCAGTCACTGGTGTTGCAGCCCTCGGTGAAGGTGCCATTACCCCTGGCGGCTTCCCTCATGAGCTCAGAGCTTGCCCGCCATAGCAAGCGAGTCCGCATTGCCCCCAAG GTGCTGCTAGCTGAGGAGGGGACAGCTCCTCTTCCTTCTGCAGGGCCAGGGAAAGAGGAGAAACTGCTGTGTGGAGAAGGGCTGTGTCCTTTGCTTCCAGTTCAGTCTATCAAGGAGGAACAAATCCAGCCTGGGGAGGAAATGCCGCACTTAGCGAGACCCATCAAAGTGGAGAGCCCCCCCTTGGAAGAGTGGCCCTCCCCGGCCCCGTCCTTCAAAGAGGAATCATCTCACTCCTGGGAGGATTCACCCCAATCTCCCACCCCAAGACCCAAGAAGTCCTACGGTGGGCTTAGGTCGCCAACCCGGTGTGTCTCGGAAATGCTTGTGATCCCAcacagggagaggagggagaggagccgGTCTCGGAGGAAACAGCATCTACTGCCTCCCTGCGTGGCTGAGCCGGAGCTGCTCTTCTCAGAGGGGCCCAGTACTTCCCGCTGGGCTGCAGAACTCCCGTTCCCGGCAGACTCCTCTCAGCCTGCCCCCCAGCTCAGCTACCCCCAGGAAGAGGGAGGACCTTTTAAGACACCCATTAAGGAAACGCTGCCCATCTCCTCCACCCCGAGCAAATCTGTCCTCCCCAGAACGCCTGAATCCTGGAGGCTCACGCCCCCAGCCAAAGTAGGGGGGCTGGATTTCAGCCCAGTACAAACCCCCCAGGGCGCCTCTGGCCCCTTGCCTGACCCCCTGGAGCTGATGGATCTCAGCACCACTCCACTGAAAAGCGTTCCCCCCTTTGAATCACCGCAAAGGCTTCTCAGTTCAGAACCCTTAGACCTCGCCTCCGTCCCCTTTGGCAACTCTTCTCCCTCAGATATAGAAGTCCCCAAGCCAGGCTCCCCGGAGCCACAGGTTTCTGGCCTCGCAGCCAATCGTTCTCTGACAGAAGGCCTGGTTCTGGACACAATGAATGATAGCCTCAGCAAGATCCTGCTGGACATCAGCTTTCCTGGCTTGGAGGAGGACCCACTGGGCCCTGACAACATCAACTGGTCCCAGTTTATTCCTGAGCTACAATAG
- the FOXM1 gene encoding forkhead box protein M1 isoform X4 has translation MKTSPRRPLILKRRRLPLPVQNAPSETSEEEPKRSPARQEPNQAEASKEVAESNTCKFPAGIKIINHPTMSNTQVVAIPNNADIHSIITALTAKGKESGSSGPNKFILISCGGAPTQPPGLQPQTQTSYDAKRTEVTLETLGPQPAARDGNLPRPPGALCEQKRETCDGEAAGCTINKSLSNIQWLRKTSSDGLGSCSIKQEMEEKENCHLEQRQVKVQGAHVQVEEPSRPSMSWQNSVSERPPYSYMAMIQFAINSTERKRMTLKDIYTWIEDHFPYFKHIAKPGWKNSIRHNLSLHDMFVRETSANGKVSFWTIHPSANRYLTLDQVFKPLDPGSPQLPEHLESQQKRPNPELRRNMTIKTELPLGARRKMKPLLPRVSSYLVPIQFPVNQSLVLQPSVKVPLPLAASLMSSELARHSKRVRIAPKVLLAEEGTAPLPSAGPGKEEKLLCGEGLCPLLPVQSIKEEQIQPGEEMPHLARPIKVESPPLEEWPSPAPSFKEESSHSWEDSPQSPTPRPKKSYGGLRSPTRCVSEMLVIPHRERRERSRSRRKQHLLPPCVAEPELLFSEGPSTSRWAAELPFPADSSQPAPQLSYPQEEGGPFKTPIKETLPISSTPSKSVLPRTPESWRLTPPAKVGGLDFSPVQTPQGASGPLPDPLELMDLSTTPLKSVPPFESPQRLLSSEPLDLASVPFGNSSPSDIEVPKPGSPEPQVSGLAANRSLTEGLVLDTMNDSLSKILLDISFPGLEEDPLGPDNINWSQFIPELQ, from the exons ATGAAAACCAGCCCCCGTCGGCCACTGATTCTCAAAAGACGGAGGCTGCCCCTTCCTGTTCAAAATGCCCCAAGTGAAACATCAGAGGAGGAACCCAAGAGATCCCCTGCCCGACAGGAGCCTAACCAAGCAGAGGCCTCCAAGGAAGTGGCAGAGTCCAACACTTGCAAGTTTCCAGCTGGGATCAAGATTATTAACCACCCCACCATGTCCAACACCCAAGTGGTGGCCATCCCCAACAATGCCGACATCCACAGCATCATCACGGCACTGACTGCCAAGGGAAAAGAGAGCGGCAGTAGTGGGCCCAACAAATTCATCCTCATCAGTTGTGGGGGAGCCCCAACTCAGCCTCCAGGACTCCAGCCTCAAACCCAAACCAGCTATGATGCCAAAAGGACAGAAGTGACCCTGGAGACCTTGGGACCACAACCTGCAGCTAGGGATGGGAATCTTCCTAGACCACCTGGAGCCCTTTGCGAGCAGAAACGGGAGACCTGTG ATGGTGAGGCAGCAGGCTGCACTATCAACAAGAGCCTATCCAACATCCAGTGGCTCCGAAAGACGAGTTCTGATGGACTGGGCTCCTGCAGCATCAAGCAAGagatggaggagaaggagaatTGTCACCTGGAGCAGAGACAGGTTAAG gttcagggggcacatgtgcag GTTGAGGAACCTTCGAGACCATCAATGTCCTGGCAGAACTCTGTGTCTGAGCGGCCACCCTACTCTTACATGGCCATGATACAATTCGCCATCAACAGCACTGAGAGGAAGCGCATGACCTTGAAAGACATCTATACTTGGATAGAGGACCACTTTCCCTATTTTAAGCACATTGCCAAGCCAGGCTGGAAG AACTCCATCCGCCACAACCTTTCCCTGCATGACATGTTTGTCCGGGAGACGTCTGCCAATGGCAAGGTCTCCTTCTGGACCATTCACCCCAGTGCCAACCGCTACTTGACATTGGACCAGGTGTTTAAG CCACTGGACCCAGGGTCTCCACAATTGCCCGAGCACTTGGAATCA CAGCAGAAACGACCGAATCCAGAGCTCCGCCGGAACATGACCATCAAAACTGAACTCCCGCTGGGCGCAC GGCGGAAGATGAAGCCACTGTTACCACGGGTCAGCTCATACCTGGTGCCTATCCAATTCCCGGTGAACCAGTCACTGGTGTTGCAGCCCTCGGTGAAGGTGCCATTACCCCTGGCGGCTTCCCTCATGAGCTCAGAGCTTGCCCGCCATAGCAAGCGAGTCCGCATTGCCCCCAAG GTGCTGCTAGCTGAGGAGGGGACAGCTCCTCTTCCTTCTGCAGGGCCAGGGAAAGAGGAGAAACTGCTGTGTGGAGAAGGGCTGTGTCCTTTGCTTCCAGTTCAGTCTATCAAGGAGGAACAAATCCAGCCTGGGGAGGAAATGCCGCACTTAGCGAGACCCATCAAAGTGGAGAGCCCCCCCTTGGAAGAGTGGCCCTCCCCGGCCCCGTCCTTCAAAGAGGAATCATCTCACTCCTGGGAGGATTCACCCCAATCTCCCACCCCAAGACCCAAGAAGTCCTACGGTGGGCTTAGGTCGCCAACCCGGTGTGTCTCGGAAATGCTTGTGATCCCAcacagggagaggagggagaggagccgGTCTCGGAGGAAACAGCATCTACTGCCTCCCTGCGTGGCTGAGCCGGAGCTGCTCTTCTCAGAGGGGCCCAGTACTTCCCGCTGGGCTGCAGAACTCCCGTTCCCGGCAGACTCCTCTCAGCCTGCCCCCCAGCTCAGCTACCCCCAGGAAGAGGGAGGACCTTTTAAGACACCCATTAAGGAAACGCTGCCCATCTCCTCCACCCCGAGCAAATCTGTCCTCCCCAGAACGCCTGAATCCTGGAGGCTCACGCCCCCAGCCAAAGTAGGGGGGCTGGATTTCAGCCCAGTACAAACCCCCCAGGGCGCCTCTGGCCCCTTGCCTGACCCCCTGGAGCTGATGGATCTCAGCACCACTCCACTGAAAAGCGTTCCCCCCTTTGAATCACCGCAAAGGCTTCTCAGTTCAGAACCCTTAGACCTCGCCTCCGTCCCCTTTGGCAACTCTTCTCCCTCAGATATAGAAGTCCCCAAGCCAGGCTCCCCGGAGCCACAGGTTTCTGGCCTCGCAGCCAATCGTTCTCTGACAGAAGGCCTGGTTCTGGACACAATGAATGATAGCCTCAGCAAGATCCTGCTGGACATCAGCTTTCCTGGCTTGGAGGAGGACCCACTGGGCCCTGACAACATCAACTGGTCCCAGTTTATTCCTGAGCTACAATAG
- the FOXM1 gene encoding forkhead box protein M1 isoform X11: protein MKTSPRRPLILKRRRLPLPVQNAPSETSEEEPKRSPARQEPNQAEASKEVAESNTCKFPAGIKIINHPTMSNTQVVAIPNNADIHSIITALTAKGKESGSSGPNKFILISCGGAPTQPPGLQPQTQTSYDAKRTEVTLETLGPQPAARDGNLPRPPGALCEQKRETCADGEAAGCTINKSLSNIQWLRKTSSDGLGSCSIKQEMEEKENCHLEQRQVKVEEPSRPSMSWQNSVSERPPYSYMAMIQFAINSTERKRMTLKDIYTWIEDHFPYFKHIAKPGWKNSIRHNLSLHDMFVRETSANGKVSFWTIHPSANRYLTLDQVFKQQKRPNPELRRNMTIKTELPLGARRKMKPLLPRVSSYLVPIQFPVNQSLVLQPSVKVPLPLAASLMSSELARHSKRVRIAPKVLLAEEGTAPLPSAGPGKEEKLLCGEGLCPLLPVQSIKEEQIQPGEEMPHLARPIKVESPPLEEWPSPAPSFKEESSHSWEDSPQSPTPRPKKSYGGLRSPTRCVSEMLVIPHRERRERSRSRRKQHLLPPCVAEPELLFSEGPSTSRWAAELPFPADSSQPAPQLSYPQEEGGPFKTPIKETLPISSTPSKSVLPRTPESWRLTPPAKVGGLDFSPVQTPQGASGPLPDPLELMDLSTTPLKSVPPFESPQRLLSSEPLDLASVPFGNSSPSDIEVPKPGSPEPQVSGLAANRSLTEGLVLDTMNDSLSKILLDISFPGLEEDPLGPDNINWSQFIPELQ from the exons ATGAAAACCAGCCCCCGTCGGCCACTGATTCTCAAAAGACGGAGGCTGCCCCTTCCTGTTCAAAATGCCCCAAGTGAAACATCAGAGGAGGAACCCAAGAGATCCCCTGCCCGACAGGAGCCTAACCAAGCAGAGGCCTCCAAGGAAGTGGCAGAGTCCAACACTTGCAAGTTTCCAGCTGGGATCAAGATTATTAACCACCCCACCATGTCCAACACCCAAGTGGTGGCCATCCCCAACAATGCCGACATCCACAGCATCATCACGGCACTGACTGCCAAGGGAAAAGAGAGCGGCAGTAGTGGGCCCAACAAATTCATCCTCATCAGTTGTGGGGGAGCCCCAACTCAGCCTCCAGGACTCCAGCCTCAAACCCAAACCAGCTATGATGCCAAAAGGACAGAAGTGACCCTGGAGACCTTGGGACCACAACCTGCAGCTAGGGATGGGAATCTTCCTAGACCACCTGGAGCCCTTTGCGAGCAGAAACGGGAGACCTGTG CAGATGGTGAGGCAGCAGGCTGCACTATCAACAAGAGCCTATCCAACATCCAGTGGCTCCGAAAGACGAGTTCTGATGGACTGGGCTCCTGCAGCATCAAGCAAGagatggaggagaaggagaatTGTCACCTGGAGCAGAGACAGGTTAAG GTTGAGGAACCTTCGAGACCATCAATGTCCTGGCAGAACTCTGTGTCTGAGCGGCCACCCTACTCTTACATGGCCATGATACAATTCGCCATCAACAGCACTGAGAGGAAGCGCATGACCTTGAAAGACATCTATACTTGGATAGAGGACCACTTTCCCTATTTTAAGCACATTGCCAAGCCAGGCTGGAAG AACTCCATCCGCCACAACCTTTCCCTGCATGACATGTTTGTCCGGGAGACGTCTGCCAATGGCAAGGTCTCCTTCTGGACCATTCACCCCAGTGCCAACCGCTACTTGACATTGGACCAGGTGTTTAAG CAGCAGAAACGACCGAATCCAGAGCTCCGCCGGAACATGACCATCAAAACTGAACTCCCGCTGGGCGCAC GGCGGAAGATGAAGCCACTGTTACCACGGGTCAGCTCATACCTGGTGCCTATCCAATTCCCGGTGAACCAGTCACTGGTGTTGCAGCCCTCGGTGAAGGTGCCATTACCCCTGGCGGCTTCCCTCATGAGCTCAGAGCTTGCCCGCCATAGCAAGCGAGTCCGCATTGCCCCCAAG GTGCTGCTAGCTGAGGAGGGGACAGCTCCTCTTCCTTCTGCAGGGCCAGGGAAAGAGGAGAAACTGCTGTGTGGAGAAGGGCTGTGTCCTTTGCTTCCAGTTCAGTCTATCAAGGAGGAACAAATCCAGCCTGGGGAGGAAATGCCGCACTTAGCGAGACCCATCAAAGTGGAGAGCCCCCCCTTGGAAGAGTGGCCCTCCCCGGCCCCGTCCTTCAAAGAGGAATCATCTCACTCCTGGGAGGATTCACCCCAATCTCCCACCCCAAGACCCAAGAAGTCCTACGGTGGGCTTAGGTCGCCAACCCGGTGTGTCTCGGAAATGCTTGTGATCCCAcacagggagaggagggagaggagccgGTCTCGGAGGAAACAGCATCTACTGCCTCCCTGCGTGGCTGAGCCGGAGCTGCTCTTCTCAGAGGGGCCCAGTACTTCCCGCTGGGCTGCAGAACTCCCGTTCCCGGCAGACTCCTCTCAGCCTGCCCCCCAGCTCAGCTACCCCCAGGAAGAGGGAGGACCTTTTAAGACACCCATTAAGGAAACGCTGCCCATCTCCTCCACCCCGAGCAAATCTGTCCTCCCCAGAACGCCTGAATCCTGGAGGCTCACGCCCCCAGCCAAAGTAGGGGGGCTGGATTTCAGCCCAGTACAAACCCCCCAGGGCGCCTCTGGCCCCTTGCCTGACCCCCTGGAGCTGATGGATCTCAGCACCACTCCACTGAAAAGCGTTCCCCCCTTTGAATCACCGCAAAGGCTTCTCAGTTCAGAACCCTTAGACCTCGCCTCCGTCCCCTTTGGCAACTCTTCTCCCTCAGATATAGAAGTCCCCAAGCCAGGCTCCCCGGAGCCACAGGTTTCTGGCCTCGCAGCCAATCGTTCTCTGACAGAAGGCCTGGTTCTGGACACAATGAATGATAGCCTCAGCAAGATCCTGCTGGACATCAGCTTTCCTGGCTTGGAGGAGGACCCACTGGGCCCTGACAACATCAACTGGTCCCAGTTTATTCCTGAGCTACAATAG
- the FOXM1 gene encoding forkhead box protein M1 isoform X1, with product MKTSPRRPLILKRRRLPLPVQNAPSETSEEEPKRSPARQEPNQAEASKEVAESNTCKFPAGIKIINHPTMSNTQVVAIPNNADIHSIITALTAKGKESGSSGPNKFILISCGGAPTQPPGLQPQTQTSYDAKRTEVTLETLGPQPAARDGNLPRPPGALCEQKRETCADGEAAGCTINKSLSNIQWLRKTSSDGLGSCSIKQEMEEKENCHLEQRQVKVQGAHVQVEEPSRPSMSWQNSVSERPPYSYMAMIQFAINSTERKRMTLKDIYTWIEDHFPYFKHIAKPGWKNSIRHNLSLHDMFVRETSANGKVSFWTIHPSANRYLTLDQVFKPLDPGSPQLPEHLESQQQKRPNPELRRNMTIKTELPLGARRKMKPLLPRVSSYLVPIQFPVNQSLVLQPSVKVPLPLAASLMSSELARHSKRVRIAPKVLLAEEGTAPLPSAGPGKEEKLLCGEGLCPLLPVQSIKEEQIQPGEEMPHLARPIKVESPPLEEWPSPAPSFKEESSHSWEDSPQSPTPRPKKSYGGLRSPTRCVSEMLVIPHRERRERSRSRRKQHLLPPCVAEPELLFSEGPSTSRWAAELPFPADSSQPAPQLSYPQEEGGPFKTPIKETLPISSTPSKSVLPRTPESWRLTPPAKVGGLDFSPVQTPQGASGPLPDPLELMDLSTTPLKSVPPFESPQRLLSSEPLDLASVPFGNSSPSDIEVPKPGSPEPQVSGLAANRSLTEGLVLDTMNDSLSKILLDISFPGLEEDPLGPDNINWSQFIPELQ from the exons ATGAAAACCAGCCCCCGTCGGCCACTGATTCTCAAAAGACGGAGGCTGCCCCTTCCTGTTCAAAATGCCCCAAGTGAAACATCAGAGGAGGAACCCAAGAGATCCCCTGCCCGACAGGAGCCTAACCAAGCAGAGGCCTCCAAGGAAGTGGCAGAGTCCAACACTTGCAAGTTTCCAGCTGGGATCAAGATTATTAACCACCCCACCATGTCCAACACCCAAGTGGTGGCCATCCCCAACAATGCCGACATCCACAGCATCATCACGGCACTGACTGCCAAGGGAAAAGAGAGCGGCAGTAGTGGGCCCAACAAATTCATCCTCATCAGTTGTGGGGGAGCCCCAACTCAGCCTCCAGGACTCCAGCCTCAAACCCAAACCAGCTATGATGCCAAAAGGACAGAAGTGACCCTGGAGACCTTGGGACCACAACCTGCAGCTAGGGATGGGAATCTTCCTAGACCACCTGGAGCCCTTTGCGAGCAGAAACGGGAGACCTGTG CAGATGGTGAGGCAGCAGGCTGCACTATCAACAAGAGCCTATCCAACATCCAGTGGCTCCGAAAGACGAGTTCTGATGGACTGGGCTCCTGCAGCATCAAGCAAGagatggaggagaaggagaatTGTCACCTGGAGCAGAGACAGGTTAAG gttcagggggcacatgtgcag GTTGAGGAACCTTCGAGACCATCAATGTCCTGGCAGAACTCTGTGTCTGAGCGGCCACCCTACTCTTACATGGCCATGATACAATTCGCCATCAACAGCACTGAGAGGAAGCGCATGACCTTGAAAGACATCTATACTTGGATAGAGGACCACTTTCCCTATTTTAAGCACATTGCCAAGCCAGGCTGGAAG AACTCCATCCGCCACAACCTTTCCCTGCATGACATGTTTGTCCGGGAGACGTCTGCCAATGGCAAGGTCTCCTTCTGGACCATTCACCCCAGTGCCAACCGCTACTTGACATTGGACCAGGTGTTTAAG CCACTGGACCCAGGGTCTCCACAATTGCCCGAGCACTTGGAATCA CAGCAGCAGAAACGACCGAATCCAGAGCTCCGCCGGAACATGACCATCAAAACTGAACTCCCGCTGGGCGCAC GGCGGAAGATGAAGCCACTGTTACCACGGGTCAGCTCATACCTGGTGCCTATCCAATTCCCGGTGAACCAGTCACTGGTGTTGCAGCCCTCGGTGAAGGTGCCATTACCCCTGGCGGCTTCCCTCATGAGCTCAGAGCTTGCCCGCCATAGCAAGCGAGTCCGCATTGCCCCCAAG GTGCTGCTAGCTGAGGAGGGGACAGCTCCTCTTCCTTCTGCAGGGCCAGGGAAAGAGGAGAAACTGCTGTGTGGAGAAGGGCTGTGTCCTTTGCTTCCAGTTCAGTCTATCAAGGAGGAACAAATCCAGCCTGGGGAGGAAATGCCGCACTTAGCGAGACCCATCAAAGTGGAGAGCCCCCCCTTGGAAGAGTGGCCCTCCCCGGCCCCGTCCTTCAAAGAGGAATCATCTCACTCCTGGGAGGATTCACCCCAATCTCCCACCCCAAGACCCAAGAAGTCCTACGGTGGGCTTAGGTCGCCAACCCGGTGTGTCTCGGAAATGCTTGTGATCCCAcacagggagaggagggagaggagccgGTCTCGGAGGAAACAGCATCTACTGCCTCCCTGCGTGGCTGAGCCGGAGCTGCTCTTCTCAGAGGGGCCCAGTACTTCCCGCTGGGCTGCAGAACTCCCGTTCCCGGCAGACTCCTCTCAGCCTGCCCCCCAGCTCAGCTACCCCCAGGAAGAGGGAGGACCTTTTAAGACACCCATTAAGGAAACGCTGCCCATCTCCTCCACCCCGAGCAAATCTGTCCTCCCCAGAACGCCTGAATCCTGGAGGCTCACGCCCCCAGCCAAAGTAGGGGGGCTGGATTTCAGCCCAGTACAAACCCCCCAGGGCGCCTCTGGCCCCTTGCCTGACCCCCTGGAGCTGATGGATCTCAGCACCACTCCACTGAAAAGCGTTCCCCCCTTTGAATCACCGCAAAGGCTTCTCAGTTCAGAACCCTTAGACCTCGCCTCCGTCCCCTTTGGCAACTCTTCTCCCTCAGATATAGAAGTCCCCAAGCCAGGCTCCCCGGAGCCACAGGTTTCTGGCCTCGCAGCCAATCGTTCTCTGACAGAAGGCCTGGTTCTGGACACAATGAATGATAGCCTCAGCAAGATCCTGCTGGACATCAGCTTTCCTGGCTTGGAGGAGGACCCACTGGGCCCTGACAACATCAACTGGTCCCAGTTTATTCCTGAGCTACAATAG
- the FOXM1 gene encoding forkhead box protein M1 isoform X13 gives MGIFLDHLEPFASRNGRPVVEEPSRPSMSWQNSVSERPPYSYMAMIQFAINSTERKRMTLKDIYTWIEDHFPYFKHIAKPGWKNSIRHNLSLHDMFVRETSANGKVSFWTIHPSANRYLTLDQVFKPLDPGSPQLPEHLESQQKRPNPELRRNMTIKTELPLGARRKMKPLLPRVSSYLVPIQFPVNQSLVLQPSVKVPLPLAASLMSSELARHSKRVRIAPKVLLAEEGTAPLPSAGPGKEEKLLCGEGLCPLLPVQSIKEEQIQPGEEMPHLARPIKVESPPLEEWPSPAPSFKEESSHSWEDSPQSPTPRPKKSYGGLRSPTRCVSEMLVIPHRERRERSRSRRKQHLLPPCVAEPELLFSEGPSTSRWAAELPFPADSSQPAPQLSYPQEEGGPFKTPIKETLPISSTPSKSVLPRTPESWRLTPPAKVGGLDFSPVQTPQGASGPLPDPLELMDLSTTPLKSVPPFESPQRLLSSEPLDLASVPFGNSSPSDIEVPKPGSPEPQVSGLAANRSLTEGLVLDTMNDSLSKILLDISFPGLEEDPLGPDNINWSQFIPELQ, from the exons ATGGGAATCTTCCTAGACCACCTGGAGCCCTTTGCGAGCAGAAACGGGAGACCTGTG GTTGAGGAACCTTCGAGACCATCAATGTCCTGGCAGAACTCTGTGTCTGAGCGGCCACCCTACTCTTACATGGCCATGATACAATTCGCCATCAACAGCACTGAGAGGAAGCGCATGACCTTGAAAGACATCTATACTTGGATAGAGGACCACTTTCCCTATTTTAAGCACATTGCCAAGCCAGGCTGGAAG AACTCCATCCGCCACAACCTTTCCCTGCATGACATGTTTGTCCGGGAGACGTCTGCCAATGGCAAGGTCTCCTTCTGGACCATTCACCCCAGTGCCAACCGCTACTTGACATTGGACCAGGTGTTTAAG CCACTGGACCCAGGGTCTCCACAATTGCCCGAGCACTTGGAATCA CAGCAGAAACGACCGAATCCAGAGCTCCGCCGGAACATGACCATCAAAACTGAACTCCCGCTGGGCGCAC GGCGGAAGATGAAGCCACTGTTACCACGGGTCAGCTCATACCTGGTGCCTATCCAATTCCCGGTGAACCAGTCACTGGTGTTGCAGCCCTCGGTGAAGGTGCCATTACCCCTGGCGGCTTCCCTCATGAGCTCAGAGCTTGCCCGCCATAGCAAGCGAGTCCGCATTGCCCCCAAG GTGCTGCTAGCTGAGGAGGGGACAGCTCCTCTTCCTTCTGCAGGGCCAGGGAAAGAGGAGAAACTGCTGTGTGGAGAAGGGCTGTGTCCTTTGCTTCCAGTTCAGTCTATCAAGGAGGAACAAATCCAGCCTGGGGAGGAAATGCCGCACTTAGCGAGACCCATCAAAGTGGAGAGCCCCCCCTTGGAAGAGTGGCCCTCCCCGGCCCCGTCCTTCAAAGAGGAATCATCTCACTCCTGGGAGGATTCACCCCAATCTCCCACCCCAAGACCCAAGAAGTCCTACGGTGGGCTTAGGTCGCCAACCCGGTGTGTCTCGGAAATGCTTGTGATCCCAcacagggagaggagggagaggagccgGTCTCGGAGGAAACAGCATCTACTGCCTCCCTGCGTGGCTGAGCCGGAGCTGCTCTTCTCAGAGGGGCCCAGTACTTCCCGCTGGGCTGCAGAACTCCCGTTCCCGGCAGACTCCTCTCAGCCTGCCCCCCAGCTCAGCTACCCCCAGGAAGAGGGAGGACCTTTTAAGACACCCATTAAGGAAACGCTGCCCATCTCCTCCACCCCGAGCAAATCTGTCCTCCCCAGAACGCCTGAATCCTGGAGGCTCACGCCCCCAGCCAAAGTAGGGGGGCTGGATTTCAGCCCAGTACAAACCCCCCAGGGCGCCTCTGGCCCCTTGCCTGACCCCCTGGAGCTGATGGATCTCAGCACCACTCCACTGAAAAGCGTTCCCCCCTTTGAATCACCGCAAAGGCTTCTCAGTTCAGAACCCTTAGACCTCGCCTCCGTCCCCTTTGGCAACTCTTCTCCCTCAGATATAGAAGTCCCCAAGCCAGGCTCCCCGGAGCCACAGGTTTCTGGCCTCGCAGCCAATCGTTCTCTGACAGAAGGCCTGGTTCTGGACACAATGAATGATAGCCTCAGCAAGATCCTGCTGGACATCAGCTTTCCTGGCTTGGAGGAGGACCCACTGGGCCCTGACAACATCAACTGGTCCCAGTTTATTCCTGAGCTACAATAG